One segment of Balaenoptera ricei isolate mBalRic1 chromosome 8, mBalRic1.hap2, whole genome shotgun sequence DNA contains the following:
- the LOC132370137 gene encoding LOW QUALITY PROTEIN: sodium/potassium-transporting ATPase subunit beta-3-like (The sequence of the model RefSeq protein was modified relative to this genomic sequence to represent the inferred CDS: inserted 2 bases in 1 codon) — translation MLPTPPEFTRYQGHYSARRFPRPSRLPPRSPGCAAPAGTRASALLAAATPAAAPLAVRTHTVTKKEKSFNQSLAEWKLFNCNTTTGEFLGPTAKSWDLSLLFCLXFFGFLAALFSFTKWAMLQALNDKVPRYRDQIPSPGLMVFPKPVTALDFSFSVSNPESYRGYINDLKKFLKSYGLEEQKNLTDCPDRAFFEQKGLDYTSCRFPLVLLEARSGVDDPEFGYSTGSPCILVKMNRKIGLKPQGEPRIECISKGENTAVLSTYPSDGTIDLKYFPYYGKKLHGSYLQPFVAVQLIFGNRNNVNEVTVERKIDGSPNLKYRDDRDKFLGRVAFKSTMRS, via the exons ATGCTCCCCACTCCTCCCGAGTTTACCAGGTACCAAGGGCATTATTCTG CGAGGAGGTTTCCTCGGCCGTCCCGCCTTCCGCCGCGGTCGCCGGGCTGCGCTGCTCCAGCCGGGACGCGCGCCTCTGCGCTCCTCGCAGCTGCCACCCCCGCCGCCGCTCCCCTCGCCGTCCGCACACACACCGTGACGAAGAAAGAGAAGTCCTTCAACCAGAGCCTGGCCGAGTGGAAGCTCTTCAACTGCAACACGACCACCGGAGAGTTCCTGGGGCCCACCGccaagagctgggatttgagcttGCTCTTCTGCCT GTTCTTTGGGTTCCTGGCTGCACTCTTTTCATTTACAAAGTGGGCTATGCTTCAGGCTCTGAACGATAAGGTTCCAAGATATCGTGACCAGATTCCTAGCCCAGGACTTATGGTTTTTCCAAAACCAGTGACGGCGTTGGATTTTTCATTCAGCGTGTCTAATCCAGAGTCCTATAGAGGGTACATTAATGACCTTAAGAAATTTCTAAAGTCATATGGCTTAGAAGAACAGAAGAATCTCACAGATTGTCCCGATAGAGCATTTTTTGAGCAGAAGGGTCTAGATTATACTTCATGTCGGTTTCCTCTTGTCTTACTTGAAGCACGCAGTGGTGTGGATGATCCCGAGTTTGGCTACTCCACAGGAAGCCCTTGTATTCTTgtgaaaatgaacagaaaaattgGATTAAAGCCTCAAGGAGAACCAAGGATAGAATGTATTTCGAAGGGTGAAAACACAGCAGTGCTATCAACTTATCCTTCTGATGGAAcgatagatttaaaatattttccatattatgGGAAAAAATTGCATGGGAGCTATCTACAGCCATTTGTTGCCGTCCAGCTCATCTTTGGTAATAGAAATAACGTAAACGAAGTAACAGTTGAGCGCAAGATTGATGGATCACCCAACCTAAAATACCGGGATGATCGTGACAAGTTTTTAGGACGAGTTGCATTCAAAAGCACCATGCGTTCATAG